From a single Sphingosinicellaceae bacterium genomic region:
- a CDS encoding DUF2083 domain-containing protein, translated as MSDRKLFAGARLRRLRLAQSVTQTRMAADLGVSVSYLNLIERNQRPLTAAFLLKLAATYNLDLRQLTGDDGDALAVELERVFAEPALAGIAVGRAELAEVAAASPGVAQALLRLHAALGGASPADEPSAIEAVTEFLLDRRNHFPELDAACEALADELRLASGDLGAASADRLRVRHGLGVRVLPANIMPDLLRRLDLHARQLQLSEMLDAASRTFAVASQLVLSELRPVIDATLAGAALPASAQRLAVVSLVNYAAAAIMMPYGRFHAACEATGYDIELLQARFGAGFEQVAHRLTTLQRPGLRGVPFFMLRTDRAGNISKRFSGTRSALAARGGGCPLWTLHAAFDRPGSIVRQLVETEDGAAYLTVTRTVRTYGMPFGQPRPEFACLVGCEVSHARPLVYAAGLDLETTPGTPIGLGCASCRRTACRQRSLPPRGERLVIDERTRGITPFRFAPTGD; from the coding sequence GTGAGCGACCGCAAGCTGTTCGCGGGCGCGCGCCTGCGCCGCCTCCGTCTCGCACAGAGCGTCACGCAGACCCGCATGGCGGCCGACCTCGGGGTTTCCGTCAGCTATCTCAACCTGATCGAGCGCAACCAGCGGCCGCTGACCGCCGCGTTCCTGCTCAAGCTGGCGGCGACCTACAACCTCGATCTCCGCCAGTTGACCGGCGACGACGGCGACGCGCTGGCGGTCGAGCTGGAGCGGGTGTTCGCCGAACCGGCGCTGGCGGGGATCGCGGTCGGGCGCGCCGAGCTGGCCGAGGTCGCCGCCGCCTCACCCGGGGTCGCGCAGGCCTTACTCCGGCTTCACGCCGCGCTCGGCGGGGCCAGCCCGGCGGACGAGCCGAGCGCGATCGAGGCGGTGACCGAGTTCCTGCTCGACCGCCGCAACCACTTCCCGGAGCTCGACGCCGCTTGCGAGGCGCTCGCCGACGAGCTGCGGCTCGCGTCGGGTGATCTCGGTGCCGCATCGGCCGACCGGCTCCGTGTCCGCCACGGCCTCGGCGTGCGTGTCCTGCCGGCCAACATCATGCCCGACCTGCTGCGCCGCCTCGACCTGCACGCCCGCCAGCTGCAATTGTCGGAGATGCTCGACGCGGCGTCGCGGACCTTCGCGGTCGCAAGCCAGCTGGTGCTCAGCGAACTCCGCCCGGTCATCGACGCGACGCTGGCCGGGGCCGCCCTGCCCGCCTCCGCCCAGCGACTGGCGGTGGTCAGCCTGGTCAATTACGCAGCCGCCGCGATCATGATGCCTTATGGCCGGTTCCACGCCGCCTGCGAGGCCACCGGCTATGACATCGAGCTGCTGCAGGCGCGCTTCGGGGCGGGATTCGAGCAGGTCGCGCACCGGCTGACGACGCTGCAGCGCCCGGGCCTGCGCGGCGTGCCGTTCTTCATGCTCCGCACCGACCGCGCCGGGAATATCTCGAAGCGCTTCTCGGGGACGCGCTCGGCGCTGGCGGCGCGCGGCGGCGGCTGCCCGTTGTGGACGTTGCACGCCGCCTTCGACCGGCCGGGGTCGATCGTCCGGCAGCTGGTCGAGACCGAGGACGGGGCCGCTTATCTCACCGTTACCCGCACCGTTCGCACCTACGGCATGCCGTTCGGGCAGCCGCGACCCGAGTTCGCCTGCCTCGTCGGCTGCGAGGTCAGCCACGCCCGGCCACTGGTCTATGCCGCCGGTCTCGACCTCGAAACGACCCCGGGGACGCCGATCGGACTGGGTTGCGCATCCTGCCGCCGCACGGCATGTCGCCAGCGCAGCCTGCCTCCACGTGGGGAACGGCTGGTCATCGACGAGCGTACTCGCGGCATCACCCCCTTCCGATTCGCCCCTACCGGAGACTGA
- a CDS encoding isocitrate lyase, whose protein sequence is MAYQDHTSAIGDLIASKSGTWDGISAEAVARMRLQNRFQTGLDIARYTAGIMRADMAAYDADPADYTQSLGCWHGFIGQQKLISIKKHFGTTKGRYLYLSGWMVAALRSEFGPLPDQSMHEKTSVPALIEELYTFLRQADARELGGMFREIDAARASGNIAREKELLLAVDKYQTHVVPVIADIDAGFGNAEATYLLAKKMIEAGACALQIENQVSDEKQCGHQDGKVTVPHEDFLAKVRACRYAFLELGVEEGIIVTRTDSLGAGLTKQIAVSHTPGDLGDQYNSFLDCEEITPENARSGDVIINRDGKMLRPKRLPSNLFQFRAGSGEDRCVLDSITSLQNGADLLWIETEKPHIEQIAGMVDRIREVIPNAKLVYNNSPSFNWTLNFRQQVFDAWTAAGKDVSAYNRAGLMSVDYDTTDLAAEADERIRTFQSDSAKRAGIFHHLITLPTYHTAALSTDNLAREYFGEQGMLGYVLNVQRQEIRQGIACVRHQNMSGSDLGDDHKEYFAGEAALKAGGAHNTMNQFAA, encoded by the coding sequence ATGGCGTACCAGGATCATACCTCCGCGATTGGCGACTTGATCGCCTCCAAGTCCGGCACCTGGGACGGTATCAGTGCCGAGGCCGTGGCCCGCATGCGCCTCCAGAATCGCTTCCAGACCGGCCTCGACATCGCCCGCTACACCGCCGGCATCATGCGCGCCGACATGGCCGCCTACGACGCCGACCCTGCCGACTACACCCAGTCGCTCGGCTGCTGGCACGGCTTCATCGGGCAGCAGAAGCTGATCTCCATCAAGAAGCACTTCGGCACCACCAAGGGCCGTTACCTCTACCTATCGGGCTGGATGGTCGCGGCGCTGCGCTCCGAGTTCGGCCCGCTGCCCGACCAGTCGATGCACGAGAAGACCAGCGTGCCCGCCCTGATCGAGGAACTGTACACCTTCCTGCGCCAGGCCGACGCCCGCGAGCTCGGCGGCATGTTCCGCGAGATTGACGCGGCGCGCGCCTCCGGCAACATCGCCCGCGAGAAGGAACTGCTGCTCGCCGTCGACAAGTACCAGACCCACGTCGTGCCGGTGATCGCCGACATCGATGCCGGCTTCGGCAACGCCGAGGCGACCTATCTGCTCGCCAAGAAGATGATCGAGGCCGGTGCCTGCGCCCTGCAGATCGAGAACCAGGTCTCGGACGAGAAGCAGTGCGGCCACCAGGACGGCAAGGTCACCGTGCCCCACGAGGACTTTCTCGCCAAGGTCCGCGCCTGCCGCTACGCCTTCCTCGAACTCGGCGTCGAGGAAGGCATCATCGTCACCCGCACCGACTCGCTCGGCGCCGGCCTGACCAAGCAGATTGCCGTCAGCCACACCCCCGGCGACCTCGGCGACCAGTACAACAGCTTCCTCGACTGCGAGGAGATCACCCCCGAGAACGCCCGCAGCGGCGACGTCATCATCAACCGCGACGGCAAGATGCTGCGTCCCAAGCGCCTGCCGTCGAACCTGTTCCAGTTCCGCGCCGGAAGCGGCGAGGACCGCTGCGTGCTCGACAGCATTACTTCGCTGCAGAACGGCGCCGACCTGCTGTGGATCGAGACCGAGAAGCCGCACATCGAGCAGATCGCCGGCATGGTCGACCGCATCCGAGAAGTCATCCCGAATGCCAAGCTCGTCTACAACAACTCGCCGTCGTTCAACTGGACGCTGAACTTCCGCCAGCAGGTGTTCGACGCCTGGACCGCTGCAGGCAAGGATGTCTCAGCCTACAACCGCGCTGGTCTGATGAGTGTCGACTACGACACCACCGATCTGGCGGCCGAGGCCGACGAGCGCATCCGCACCTTCCAGTCGGATTCGGCCAAGCGGGCGGGCATCTTCCACCACCTGATCACGCTGCCGACCTATCACACCGCCGCGCTGTCGACCGACAATCTCGCCCGCGAGTACTTCGGCGAGCAGGGCATGCTCGGCTACGTGCTCAACGTCCAGCGCCAGGAAATCCGCCAGGGCATCGCCTGCGTCCGTCACCAGAACATGTCCGGCTCCGACCTCGGCGACGATCACAAGGAGTATTTCGCCGGTGAAGCAGCCCTCAAGGCCGGCGGCGCGCACAACACGATGAACCAGTTCGCAGCCTGA
- a CDS encoding PAS domain-containing protein, which yields MSKASEPVGGSTGLAIRRGQAKKHAVPSKIPVLEIVPSPASGGRPANHTDASFAETADRGAELASFADNLPTPCWIANADGYIFWYNRCWYSYTGTTPSEMEGWGWRSVHDPERLPAVLASWTSALEAGAAFEMTFPLRGADGSYRPFLTRVSPVHDADGRLIRWYGVNSDVSGEVSLANRLSDSEAALLAFFETSGLFTAILDLDEDDFTFVLANRRMARFWGGEGVAGRTARSLTSDRLPTSMMPTMHAAHASGKSTTMEYPFDGPDGERWFTATLTPMPAGASAKPRISIASLDITARKRAEAALAQAVESKDMLLHEVNHRVKNSLQLVTALLSLQAAQSESQLLRASLLEARGRVAVVASMHQRLYSTSAHDRVDLVGYLRDLAAENVAAHGAQGLVGLEFEADDELVLELARAVPLALIVGELLTNAFKYAFPGGAQGIIRVALRRESGAVRLEVADDGVGLPEGFSMLGAPSLGMKIVRSLSRQIGATVEVEDAAPGTRFRITLPDAK from the coding sequence TTGTCGAAGGCCTCGGAGCCGGTTGGCGGGTCGACCGGCTTGGCAATTCGTCGCGGGCAGGCCAAGAAGCATGCAGTGCCGTCGAAAATTCCCGTCCTCGAGATCGTGCCGAGCCCGGCCAGCGGGGGCCGTCCGGCGAATCACACCGACGCCTCTTTCGCCGAGACTGCCGACCGCGGCGCCGAACTCGCTTCGTTCGCCGACAACCTGCCGACGCCGTGCTGGATCGCCAACGCCGACGGCTACATCTTCTGGTACAACCGCTGCTGGTACAGCTACACCGGCACGACCCCGAGCGAGATGGAGGGTTGGGGCTGGCGCAGCGTCCACGACCCCGAGCGCCTGCCTGCTGTCCTCGCCAGCTGGACCTCCGCCCTCGAAGCCGGCGCGGCGTTCGAGATGACCTTTCCGCTGCGCGGCGCCGACGGCAGCTACCGGCCGTTCCTGACCCGGGTCTCGCCGGTGCACGATGCCGACGGGCGGTTGATCCGCTGGTACGGCGTCAACTCGGATGTCAGCGGCGAAGTCTCGCTGGCCAACCGCCTGTCCGACTCCGAGGCGGCACTGCTGGCCTTCTTCGAGACCTCTGGGCTGTTCACCGCGATCCTCGACCTCGACGAGGACGACTTTACCTTCGTCCTCGCCAACCGGCGGATGGCCCGGTTCTGGGGCGGCGAAGGGGTCGCCGGACGGACGGCGCGCAGCCTCACCTCCGACCGACTGCCGACATCGATGATGCCAACGATGCATGCCGCTCACGCCAGCGGCAAGTCGACGACGATGGAGTATCCGTTCGACGGCCCCGACGGCGAGCGCTGGTTCACCGCAACGCTGACGCCGATGCCTGCCGGCGCGTCGGCCAAGCCCCGCATCTCGATCGCCAGTCTCGACATCACCGCCCGCAAGCGCGCCGAAGCCGCGCTGGCGCAAGCGGTCGAGAGCAAGGACATGCTGCTCCACGAGGTCAATCACCGCGTCAAGAACAGCCTGCAGCTGGTCACCGCCTTGCTGTCGCTGCAGGCCGCGCAGTCGGAGAGCCAGCTCCTCCGCGCCAGCCTGCTCGAGGCGCGAGGACGGGTCGCGGTCGTCGCCTCGATGCACCAGCGGCTCTACTCGACCAGTGCCCACGACCGCGTCGACCTGGTCGGCTACCTGCGCGATCTGGCAGCCGAGAACGTCGCCGCCCACGGTGCGCAGGGGCTGGTCGGCCTCGAATTCGAGGCCGACGATGAGCTGGTGCTCGAACTGGCCCGCGCCGTGCCGCTGGCGTTGATCGTCGGCGAACTGCTCACCAACGCCTTCAAATATGCCTTCCCGGGTGGGGCGCAGGGCATCATCCGCGTCGCGCTTCGGCGCGAGAGCGGCGCGGTGCGGCTCGAGGTCGCCGACGACGGCGTCGGCTTGCCCGAAGGCTTCTCGATGCTCGGCGCGCCGTCGCTGGGCATGAAGATCGTGCGGTCGCTGAGCCGGCAGATCGGCGCTACGGTCGAGGTCGAGGATGCCGCGCCGGGGACGCGTTTCAGGATTACGCTGCCTGATGCAAAGTAG
- a CDS encoding molybdopterin-dependent oxidoreductase has product MARSDPEPSLPPKRRLTRRRFIVGTGAAAGLVVAYAAWPRHRALNWATAPNETLINGWVKIGTDGRVTVAVPQAEMGQGVYTSLPQILADELGADWNTIAVEPAPLHPVYANQGMTLDVVAGMPAALRGVGGWVMRELVERYDIQMTGGSTSIRGFHDTIRLAGASAREMLQRAAAREWDCDWRDCKAANGFITYQARSARFAELAGKAAQEDAPSAPELRPAATRKLMGKSVRRLDIPGKVDGSARFGLDVRLPGLRYAAVRSGPTGDPKLVSASAPAGVAMVKGPSWVAVVADGWWAAKTGLDQVKAEFARIPKQPGPWMEPALKAAIAKPGTEVASHGDVGSLQGAGVVTADYTVPFVTHACMEPMNATARVVGGRAEIWAPTQSTTMVTWAVAKALGIEESAVTVHPTLLGGGFGRKAETDACVQAALIAKAVKAPVQLIWSREEDMAQGRYRPAAAARMRGRIGPDKHVAAWASRVAVPDVGASFMGRNIPALGGKPKAAAESVDGTQALPYALPGFLAEHALVDLPVPLGFWRSVGHSFTGFFVESFIDELAHAAGTDPGAFRLAMLRDQPRHRAVIEAVLSASGPLGQDAPGVGRGMALVESFGSIVAEVAEVHVDKAGLRVTSVWVAVDCGPVVNPDIVRAQMESGVIFGLTAALKGRINFVDGAPAQTNFDGYPLLTLAETPVIETILVPSSAPLGGAGEPGTPPIAPAVANAVFAATGKRLRDLPLTLV; this is encoded by the coding sequence ATGGCCCGTTCCGATCCCGAACCGTCGCTGCCGCCGAAGCGCCGCCTGACCCGACGGCGGTTCATCGTCGGCACCGGGGCGGCGGCTGGCCTGGTCGTCGCCTATGCCGCGTGGCCGCGCCACCGGGCGCTGAACTGGGCGACGGCACCGAACGAGACGCTGATCAACGGCTGGGTCAAGATCGGCACCGACGGCCGGGTGACGGTCGCCGTGCCGCAGGCCGAGATGGGGCAAGGGGTCTATACCAGCCTGCCGCAGATCCTGGCCGACGAGCTCGGTGCGGACTGGAACACCATCGCGGTCGAGCCGGCACCGCTGCATCCGGTCTACGCCAACCAGGGCATGACACTGGACGTCGTCGCCGGGATGCCGGCCGCGTTGCGGGGCGTCGGCGGTTGGGTGATGCGCGAGCTGGTCGAGCGCTACGACATCCAGATGACCGGCGGCAGCACATCGATCCGCGGCTTCCACGACACCATCCGCCTCGCCGGGGCCTCGGCGCGCGAGATGCTGCAACGGGCGGCGGCGCGCGAGTGGGACTGCGACTGGCGCGACTGCAAGGCGGCCAATGGCTTCATCACCTACCAGGCGCGGTCGGCGCGCTTCGCCGAGCTGGCAGGCAAGGCGGCGCAGGAGGACGCGCCGAGCGCTCCGGAGTTGCGGCCTGCAGCAACTCGCAAGCTGATGGGGAAGAGCGTGCGGCGGCTCGACATTCCGGGTAAGGTCGATGGGTCGGCGCGCTTCGGGCTCGACGTGCGCCTGCCGGGACTGCGCTATGCCGCTGTCCGCTCCGGGCCGACCGGCGACCCCAAGCTGGTCTCGGCGAGCGCCCCCGCCGGGGTCGCGATGGTCAAGGGCCCGAGCTGGGTCGCGGTAGTCGCCGACGGCTGGTGGGCCGCAAAGACCGGGCTCGACCAGGTCAAGGCCGAGTTCGCCCGCATCCCGAAGCAACCGGGACCGTGGATGGAACCGGCGCTCAAGGCGGCGATCGCCAAGCCGGGTACGGAGGTGGCCTCGCACGGCGACGTCGGCAGTCTCCAAGGCGCGGGTGTCGTCACCGCCGACTACACCGTGCCGTTCGTCACCCATGCCTGCATGGAGCCGATGAACGCGACCGCGCGGGTCGTGGGCGGGCGCGCCGAGATCTGGGCCCCGACCCAGTCGACGACGATGGTGACGTGGGCGGTGGCCAAGGCGCTCGGCATCGAGGAGAGCGCGGTGACGGTCCACCCGACGCTGCTCGGCGGCGGCTTCGGACGCAAGGCGGAGACCGATGCCTGCGTGCAGGCGGCCTTGATCGCAAAGGCGGTCAAGGCACCGGTCCAGCTGATCTGGAGCCGGGAAGAAGACATGGCGCAGGGGCGCTACCGTCCCGCCGCAGCGGCGCGGATGCGCGGCCGCATCGGGCCCGACAAGCACGTCGCCGCATGGGCAAGCCGGGTCGCGGTGCCCGACGTCGGTGCCTCGTTCATGGGACGCAACATCCCGGCGCTGGGCGGCAAGCCGAAGGCCGCCGCGGAGAGCGTCGACGGCACACAGGCGTTGCCCTACGCGCTGCCCGGTTTTCTGGCCGAGCATGCGCTCGTCGACCTGCCTGTGCCGCTCGGCTTCTGGCGCTCGGTCGGACATAGCTTCACCGGCTTCTTCGTCGAGAGCTTCATCGACGAGCTCGCCCATGCCGCCGGGACAGATCCCGGCGCGTTCCGTCTCGCGATGCTCCGCGACCAACCCCGTCACCGCGCCGTGATCGAGGCCGTGCTCAGCGCCAGCGGGCCGCTCGGCCAGGATGCGCCGGGCGTAGGGCGCGGCATGGCACTCGTCGAAAGCTTCGGCAGCATCGTCGCCGAGGTCGCCGAGGTCCATGTCGACAAGGCCGGGCTGCGGGTCACCAGCGTCTGGGTGGCGGTCGACTGCGGCCCGGTGGTCAACCCGGACATCGTCCGCGCCCAGATGGAAAGCGGCGTCATCTTCGGGCTGACCGCGGCGTTAAAGGGCCGCATCAACTTCGTCGACGGCGCCCCCGCGCAGACCAACTTCGACGGCTACCCGCTGCTTACACTCGCCGAGACGCCGGTCATCGAGACGATCCTGGTGCCGAGCAGCGCGCCACTCGGTGGCGCGGGCGAGCCCGGCACGCCGCCGATCGCCCCCGCCGTCGCCAACGCGGTCTTCGCTGCCACCGGCAAGCGCCTGCGCGACCTGCCATTGACGCTCGTATGA
- the hemH gene encoding ferrochelatase — MVKARPADHPPVAFGKIGLLLVNLGTPNAPDTGSVRRYLAEFLSDRRVVELPPILWQPLLRGFVLRTRPKTTAANYARIWGDGGSPLATITAEQAAAMASAFPGVIVDWAMRYGTPGIPAALEKLRDQGCERILIAPLYPQYSSATTGTVSQLVHETVAGWRWQPALRTLPPYHDAPEYIDALVTSVEAGIAALDFVPDLVLASFHGMPRRTLERGDPYHCHCQKTARLLGERLSLPLRVSFQSRLGRAEWLKPYTDATLTKLPSEGVRRIAVVSPGFSADNLETLDEIDREGREIFIEHGGERFAYLPCLNASAPGLAMLETLLKRELAGWLPPQ, encoded by the coding sequence ATGGTAAAGGCGCGGCCTGCCGATCATCCACCCGTCGCATTTGGCAAGATCGGGCTGTTGCTGGTTAATCTCGGTACGCCCAACGCGCCCGATACCGGGTCGGTGCGCCGCTACCTTGCCGAGTTCCTGTCCGACCGCCGCGTCGTCGAATTGCCGCCGATCCTGTGGCAGCCGCTGCTGCGCGGCTTTGTCCTGCGCACCCGGCCAAAAACGACCGCTGCGAACTATGCGCGCATCTGGGGCGACGGCGGCTCCCCGCTGGCGACGATCACTGCCGAGCAGGCCGCAGCAATGGCGAGCGCATTCCCCGGCGTCATCGTCGACTGGGCAATGCGCTACGGCACCCCGGGCATTCCGGCGGCGCTCGAGAAGCTCCGCGACCAGGGCTGTGAACGCATCCTGATCGCGCCGCTGTATCCGCAGTACTCAAGCGCCACGACGGGCACCGTCAGCCAGCTCGTCCATGAGACCGTCGCCGGCTGGCGCTGGCAGCCGGCGCTGCGGACGCTGCCCCCCTACCACGACGCGCCCGAGTATATCGACGCGTTGGTAACCTCGGTCGAGGCAGGGATTGCCGCGCTCGACTTCGTGCCCGACCTCGTCCTCGCGTCGTTCCATGGCATGCCGCGGCGGACGCTTGAACGTGGCGACCCCTACCACTGCCATTGCCAGAAGACCGCGCGGCTGCTCGGCGAGCGTCTATCGCTGCCGCTAAGGGTCAGCTTCCAATCGCGCCTCGGACGTGCCGAATGGCTCAAGCCGTACACCGATGCAACGCTCACCAAGCTGCCGTCCGAGGGTGTAAGGCGCATCGCCGTGGTGTCGCCCGGGTTCTCTGCCGACAATCTCGAGACGCTCGACGAGATCGACCGCGAGGGCCGCGAAATCTTCATCGAGCATGGCGGGGAGCGCTTCGCTTATCTGCCGTGCCTCAACGCCTCCGCACCCGGGCTGGCGATGCTCGAGACTTTACTGAAGCGTGAACTTGCCGGGTGGCTACCGCCGCAATAG
- the phbB gene encoding acetoacetyl-CoA reductase: MARVAIVTGGTRGIGEAISIALQAQGMTVAANYGGDDAKAAAFSDRTGIKSYKWNVADHQSCLDGVAQVVADLGPVDVLVNNAGITRDGTLMKMSYEMWKEVMDVNLGGCFNMAKAVFAGMRTRGYGRIVSIGSINGQGGQYGQVNYAAAKSGIHGFTKALAQEGARSGITVNAIAPGYIDTDMVAAVPADVLEKIVAKIPVGRLGQASEIARGVVFLTSEDAGFVTGSTLSLNGGQHMY; the protein is encoded by the coding sequence ATGGCTCGAGTGGCGATCGTTACCGGCGGTACCCGCGGTATCGGCGAGGCGATCAGCATCGCGCTGCAGGCGCAGGGCATGACCGTAGCTGCGAACTATGGCGGCGACGATGCCAAGGCGGCGGCGTTCTCTGACCGGACCGGCATCAAGTCGTATAAGTGGAACGTCGCCGACCACCAGTCGTGCCTCGATGGCGTCGCGCAGGTCGTGGCTGACCTCGGGCCGGTCGACGTGCTGGTCAACAATGCCGGCATCACTCGCGACGGCACGCTTATGAAGATGAGCTACGAGATGTGGAAGGAGGTCATGGATGTGAACCTTGGCGGCTGCTTCAACATGGCGAAGGCGGTGTTCGCGGGCATGCGGACGCGCGGCTATGGGCGGATCGTCAGCATCGGCTCGATCAACGGGCAGGGCGGCCAGTACGGGCAGGTCAACTACGCCGCCGCGAAGTCCGGCATCCACGGCTTCACCAAGGCGCTGGCGCAGGAAGGCGCGCGGTCGGGCATCACCGTCAACGCCATCGCGCCCGGCTATATCGACACCGACATGGTCGCCGCTGTTCCGGCCGACGTGCTGGAGAAAATCGTTGCCAAGATCCCCGTCGGGCGGCTCGGTCAGGCGAGCGAGATCGCGCGCGGCGTGGTGTTCCTGACGTCGGAGGATGCGGGCTTCGTCACCGGGTCGACATTGTCGCTTAACGGCGGGCAGCACATGTATTGA
- a CDS encoding ribbon-helix-helix domain-containing protein → MIRPGGLKKHSVSIAGHATSFSLEPVFWDALRDAASADARTVAALITEIDEARTTNLSSAIRVWLFERARGVA, encoded by the coding sequence TTGATCAGGCCGGGCGGCCTGAAGAAGCATTCGGTCAGCATCGCCGGCCATGCGACGTCGTTCAGCCTTGAGCCGGTGTTCTGGGACGCGCTGCGGGATGCGGCTTCGGCGGACGCACGGACCGTCGCGGCGCTGATCACGGAGATCGACGAGGCGCGGACGACCAACCTGTCGAGCGCGATCCGGGTGTGGCTGTTCGAGCGGGCTCGGGGCGTAGCGTAG
- a CDS encoding Crp/Fnr family transcriptional regulator: MDLPQTQAGNSLLRTLTAADYALLAPHFKRIPLPVNLRLHEAGRGIDRVYFPESGIISIVAVTLDGRSCEIGLFGREGMSETATVLGTDHSPHEAYVQVAGGTALRLPTEVLNEAFETSLTLRHHLLRYVQAMMIQLSSSIAAAGQTIEQRLARWLLMCHDRLDDDEVPLTHDFMAMMLGVRRAGVTTSLHALDQHGLIATGRGNVTILDRAGLEAFAAGAYGLAEAEYFRLIGAKLRRSETSPPATTARDPKPASV, from the coding sequence ATGGACCTGCCCCAGACCCAGGCAGGCAACAGTCTGCTGCGGACGCTCACCGCGGCCGACTACGCGCTGCTGGCCCCGCACTTCAAGCGCATCCCGCTGCCGGTCAACCTGCGCCTCCACGAGGCCGGACGCGGCATCGACCGGGTCTATTTCCCGGAGAGCGGCATCATCTCGATCGTCGCGGTCACCCTCGACGGGCGGAGCTGCGAGATCGGGCTCTTCGGGCGCGAGGGCATGTCCGAGACCGCGACCGTGCTCGGCACCGACCACTCACCCCACGAGGCCTATGTGCAGGTCGCCGGCGGTACGGCGCTGCGCCTGCCGACCGAGGTGCTCAACGAGGCTTTTGAAACCAGCCTGACGCTGCGCCATCACCTGCTGCGCTACGTCCAGGCGATGATGATCCAGCTGTCGAGTTCGATCGCCGCCGCCGGACAGACCATCGAGCAGCGCCTCGCCCGATGGCTGCTGATGTGCCACGACCGCCTCGACGACGACGAAGTGCCGCTGACCCACGACTTCATGGCGATGATGCTCGGGGTGCGCCGCGCCGGCGTGACGACGTCGCTGCACGCGCTCGACCAGCACGGCCTGATCGCCACCGGTCGCGGCAACGTCACCATTCTTGACCGCGCCGGCCTTGAGGCGTTCGCCGCGGGTGCCTACGGCCTCGCCGAGGCCGAGTATTTCCGCCTGATTGGGGCAAAGCTTCGGCGCAGCGAGACCAGCCCGCCCGCCACGACAGCCCGAGACCCTAAGCCGGCGTCGGTCTAG
- a CDS encoding 5-(carboxyamino)imidazole ribonucleotide synthase produces the protein MTPPGATIGILGGGQLGRMLALAAANMGYRVHIFAPEHELPAGDVAAEVTRADYTDRAALDRFAAAVDIATFEFENIDVEAIRHLATRVPVHPPARALEVSQDRMAEKRFVEGLGGTTAPYRAVDSLANLHAAAAAIGTPAVLKTRRMGYDGKGQARLHNLDDCAAAWEATGGAPAILEGFVTFDAEFSVILARGAKGLVVYDVPDNWHLKGVLCESHVPARARIAEQVEAATKLARAVADALDYCGVLTLEFFATADGPVFNEMAPRVHNSGHWTIEGTRASQFENHIRAICGLPLGSTERTAPSVRMKNLLGDDVHDWATILADPAAHLHLYGKSEARPGRKMGHVTWLQG, from the coding sequence GTGACACCTCCCGGAGCGACGATCGGCATCCTCGGCGGCGGCCAGCTCGGGCGCATGCTCGCGCTCGCGGCCGCCAACATGGGCTACCGCGTCCATATCTTCGCGCCCGAGCACGAGCTGCCCGCCGGCGACGTCGCCGCCGAGGTCACCCGCGCCGACTACACCGACCGCGCCGCCCTCGACCGCTTCGCCGCCGCGGTCGACATCGCCACCTTCGAGTTCGAGAACATCGACGTCGAGGCCATCCGGCACCTGGCAACCCGCGTCCCCGTCCACCCGCCGGCGCGGGCGTTGGAGGTCTCGCAGGACCGCATGGCCGAGAAGCGCTTCGTCGAGGGCCTCGGCGGCACCACCGCGCCGTACCGCGCCGTCGACAGCCTTGCCAACCTCCACGCCGCCGCCGCCGCGATCGGCACGCCCGCCGTGCTCAAAACCCGCCGCATGGGCTATGACGGCAAGGGCCAGGCGCGCCTGCACAACCTCGACGACTGCGCCGCGGCATGGGAAGCGACCGGCGGAGCACCCGCGATCCTCGAGGGCTTCGTCACCTTCGACGCCGAGTTCTCGGTCATCCTGGCACGCGGCGCGAAGGGCCTCGTTGTCTACGACGTGCCCGACAACTGGCACCTGAAGGGCGTACTGTGCGAGAGCCACGTACCCGCCCGCGCCCGCATCGCCGAGCAGGTCGAGGCTGCCACCAAGCTCGCCCGCGCCGTCGCCGACGCGCTCGACTACTGCGGCGTGCTGACCCTCGAGTTCTTCGCTACCGCCGACGGCCCGGTGTTCAACGAGATGGCGCCCCGCGTCCACAACTCCGGCCACTGGACCATCGAAGGCACCCGCGCATCACAGTTCGAGAACCATATCCGCGCCATCTGCGGGCTACCGTTGGGCTCGACCGAGCGCACCGCACCGAGCGTGCGCATGAAGAACCTGCTCGGCGACGACGTCCACGACTGGGCGACCATCCTCGCCGACCCCGCCGCACACCTCCACCTCTACGGCAAGAGCGAGGCCCGGCCCGGCCGCAAGATGGGCCACGTCACGTGGCTTCAGGGGTAA